The proteins below come from a single Dermatophagoides farinae isolate YC_2012a chromosome 7, ASM2471394v1, whole genome shotgun sequence genomic window:
- the LOC142597664 gene encoding uncharacterized protein LOC142597664, whose protein sequence is HEKSIDEDKPIIEEITEQPVESEMIETTEVIETIEETPEGEKKVVKKIKKVKKPKLEKTIYEPNERSKTKLEKEESEPDIESEVGVETKKKLVKKLTKPKEPTAELHEKPEQKEITEETTVIVTEEIIELPDEEQKPEDETKLVEEKPKKKKVIRRKSKPDALETKPDEETKIITEEMIDLKPTDEILEEKAPEDEIQPDIESEVDVETKKKLIKKLTKQKEPTADLQEAEEKEITEETTVNVTEEIIKLPDEEQNPEEEIPEEKCEEGKSKKPSKKKVIRRKSKPDALETKPDEETKIITEEMIDLKPTDEILEEQAPEEEIQPDIESEVGVETKKKLVKKLTKPKEPSADLHEAEEKEITKETTVTLTEEIIELPDEEGEKSEDETKPVEDKPKKKKVIRRKSKPDVKEEEKLEKPSEMAEEEKVVDKLKDEKRPSKKIKKDKKPEDVTGELQPGVETKKV, encoded by the exons catgaaaaatcaatcgatgaagATAAACCGATTATCGAAGAGATTACTGAACAGCCTGTTGAATcagaaatgattgaaacaacCGAAGTAATCGAAACCATTGAGGAAACACCTGAAGGCGAAAAGAAAgttgtcaaaaaaatcaaaaaagtcAAGAAACCGAAATTAGAAAAAACCATTTATGAACCAAACGAA AGATCCAAAACcaaattggaaaaagaagaaagtGAACCAGACATCGAATCCGAAGTTGGCGTGGAAACCAAGAAAAAGTTGgttaaaaaattaacaaaaccaaaagaaCCAACAGCAGAATTACATGAAAAACctgaacaaaaagaaattacaGAAGAAACGACAGTCATTGTGACTGAGGAAATCATCGAACTTCCCGATGAAGAACAAAAACCAGAAGATGAAACGAAACTCGTTGAAGAAAAAccgaaaaagaagaaagtCATCAGACGAAAATCCAAACCAGATGCTTTGGAAACTAAACCCGATGAAGAGACGAAAATTATCACTGAAGAAATGATTGACTTGAAACCAACAGATGAAATTTTGGAAGAAAAAGCTCCAGAAGATGAAATTCAACCAGACATTGAATCAGAAGTTGATGttgaaacaaagaaaaaattgataaaaaaattaacaaaacaaaaagaaccAACAGCTGATTTACAGGAAGCTgaggaaaaagaaataacCGAAGAAACAACAGTCAATGTCACCGAGGAAATTATCAAACTTCCTGATGAAGAGCAAAACCCAGAGGAAGAAATTCCAGAAGAGAAATGCGAAGAAGGTAAATCGAAAAAAccttcaaagaaaaaagtcaTCAGACGAAAATCCAAACCAGATGCTTTGGAAACTAAACCCGATGAAGAGACGAAAATTATCACTGAAGAAATGATTGACTTGAAACCAACAGATGAAATTCTCGAAGAACAAGCTccagaagaagaaattcaACCTGACATTGAATCCGAAGTTGGAGTTGAAACAAAGAAGAAATTGgttaaaaaattaacaaaaccaaaagaaCCATCAGCTGATTTACATGAAGCTgaggaaaaagaaattacCAAGGAAACTACAGTCACTTTGACCGAGGAAATCATCGAACTACCTGATGAAGAAGGTGAAAAATCCGAAGATGAAACTAAACCCGTTGAAGATAAaccgaaaaagaaaaaagtcatCAGACGAAAATCTAAACCAGATGTGAAGGAAGAAGAGAAACTAGAAAAACCTTCAGAAATGGCAGAGGAAGAAAAAGTTGTGGATAAAttgaaagatgaaaaaagaccatcaaagaaaatcaaaaaagatAAGAAACCTGAAGATGTAACAGGCGAATTACAACCTGGAGTTGAAACTAAAAAAGTA